In one Zymobacter palmae genomic region, the following are encoded:
- the glyS gene encoding glycine--tRNA ligase subunit beta, whose translation MSSESTFLVELGCEELPPFALEPLSRAFADSLKANLAAADIAHGDVHAFATPRRLAVKIEKLASQQPDRDVERLGPAVAAAFRDGKPTKAAEGFASSLGVTVDDLMTIETDKGPRIGYRSQRKGEATTTLLPQMIEQAIAGLPVPKYMRWGASRTAFSRPVHWLVALYGTEVVPATALELTSGRTTLGHRIHCEAPIELANADEYETVLEQKGYVIADAARRSAIIRQQVETEAQQTGGHAVIDDDLLQEVTGLVEWPVALTGSFDERFLEVPQECLISSMKANQKYFHLLDANGQLLPKFITIANLESRDPAQVVAGNERVIRPRLADAAFFFETDRRSTLDSRRAGLEDVVFQRRLGTLADKSRRIEVVAAEIANRIGGEPTHARRAAQLAKCDLNTEMVLEFPELQGIMGTYYAREDGEPADVAEAIQQQYLPRFAQDSIPSSKTGVALALADRLDTLTGIFGIGQRPTGAKDPFALRRATIGVLNIIIKGEYDLDLRELLQIAVDQHTSLDGDNNAVLVNDVLDYMLERLRGWAADEGISAEVYQSVRARNVTRPLDFARRLQAVKAFNEREEARALAAANKRVGNILAKLEGGVPTTNVDPTLFEHKAEQALLDALTVLEAETAPMFAEARYNEALDRLATLREPVDAFFEDVMVMAEDEKIRNNRLALLARLHALFLAVADISLL comes from the coding sequence ATGTCATCCGAATCCACATTTCTGGTCGAGCTCGGCTGCGAAGAACTGCCGCCGTTCGCACTCGAACCTCTGTCCCGCGCCTTTGCCGACAGCCTGAAAGCCAACTTGGCCGCCGCTGACATCGCTCATGGCGACGTGCACGCATTTGCAACGCCGCGCCGCTTGGCCGTCAAGATCGAAAAGCTCGCTTCCCAGCAGCCTGATCGAGATGTAGAGCGTCTTGGACCGGCCGTTGCCGCTGCTTTCCGTGATGGAAAACCAACCAAGGCCGCTGAAGGTTTTGCCTCCTCTCTGGGCGTCACTGTCGATGATCTGATGACCATCGAAACGGACAAAGGCCCGCGTATCGGCTATCGCAGCCAACGCAAAGGGGAAGCGACCACGACCCTGCTGCCGCAAATGATCGAACAAGCCATTGCAGGCCTGCCAGTACCGAAATACATGCGCTGGGGGGCTTCCCGCACGGCCTTCTCTCGTCCGGTGCACTGGCTGGTTGCGCTGTACGGAACGGAAGTCGTTCCGGCTACCGCGTTGGAACTGACCTCGGGCCGCACGACATTGGGTCATCGCATTCACTGCGAAGCACCGATCGAACTGGCCAACGCTGACGAGTACGAAACCGTGCTCGAACAGAAAGGCTATGTCATCGCCGATGCTGCTCGTCGCAGCGCGATCATCCGTCAGCAGGTCGAAACCGAAGCCCAGCAAACGGGCGGACACGCTGTCATTGACGACGACCTGCTGCAAGAGGTCACCGGTCTGGTCGAATGGCCTGTCGCGCTGACCGGTAGCTTCGACGAGCGCTTCCTTGAAGTGCCGCAGGAATGCTTGATCTCCTCGATGAAGGCCAACCAGAAGTATTTCCACCTGCTGGATGCCAACGGCCAGCTGCTGCCGAAGTTCATCACTATCGCCAACCTCGAAAGCCGTGATCCGGCACAGGTCGTTGCCGGTAACGAGCGCGTCATTCGTCCGCGTCTGGCCGATGCGGCGTTCTTCTTCGAGACCGACCGCCGTTCTACGTTAGACAGCCGCCGCGCCGGCCTTGAAGACGTAGTGTTCCAGCGCCGTCTGGGAACGCTGGCGGATAAAAGCCGTCGCATCGAAGTCGTCGCCGCCGAAATCGCCAACCGCATCGGTGGCGAACCGACACATGCACGCCGTGCCGCTCAGCTCGCCAAATGTGACCTGAACACCGAAATGGTGCTCGAATTCCCTGAACTGCAGGGGATTATGGGGACCTATTACGCGCGTGAAGACGGTGAGCCGGCCGACGTCGCGGAAGCCATTCAGCAGCAGTACCTGCCGCGCTTCGCGCAGGACAGCATCCCGTCCTCGAAAACGGGTGTGGCATTGGCACTGGCTGACCGTCTGGACACCCTGACGGGTATCTTCGGCATCGGCCAGCGTCCGACCGGGGCCAAAGACCCGTTTGCCTTGCGTCGCGCTACCATCGGTGTACTCAACATCATCATCAAGGGTGAATACGACCTCGACCTGCGCGAGCTGCTGCAGATCGCCGTCGACCAACACACCTCTCTTGACGGTGACAACAACGCCGTACTGGTCAACGACGTGCTCGACTATATGCTCGAACGTCTGCGTGGCTGGGCTGCGGATGAAGGCATTTCAGCTGAAGTCTATCAATCCGTACGTGCGCGCAACGTCACCCGCCCACTCGACTTCGCTCGCCGCCTGCAGGCCGTCAAGGCTTTCAACGAACGCGAAGAAGCCCGTGCACTGGCCGCGGCGAATAAGCGTGTCGGCAACATTCTGGCCAAACTGGAAGGCGGCGTACCGACGACCAATGTCGACCCGACACTGTTCGAGCACAAGGCCGAACAGGCGCTGCTGGACGCCCTAACCGTGCTGGAAGCAGAAACAGCACCGATGTTTGCGGAAGCACGCTACAACGAAGCGCTGGATCGTTTGGCAACGCTGCGCGAGCCGGTCGATGCCTTCTTCGAAGACGTCATGGTCATGGCGGAAGATGAGAAGATCCGTAACAACCGCTTGGCGCTGCTGGCGCGCCTTCATGCGCTGTTCTTGGCCGTAGCGGATATCTCGCTGCTGTAA
- the glyQ gene encoding glycine--tRNA ligase subunit alpha — protein sequence MTQPTPDVTTFQGLILALQRYWAEQGCVIMQPLDMEVGAGTFHPATFLRAIGPERWSAAYVQPSRRPTDGRYGENPNRLQHYYQFQVVMKPSPENIQDLYLGSLKHLGLDPAIHDIRFVEDNWESPTLGAWGLGWEVWLNGMEVTQFTYFQQVGGIECFPVTGELTYGLERLAMYLQGVDSVYDLVWSIAPDGTRVTYGDVYLQNEKEQSAYNFEHADVDVLFNDFDNAEKACNALLEARLPLPAYEKVLKASHTFNLLDARHAVSVTERQRYILRVRTMARDVAQLYYESREAAGFPLADPELRAQLLSSAEESAAGAASEEQKA from the coding sequence ATGACACAGCCGACGCCAGACGTGACAACCTTTCAGGGCCTGATCCTTGCCCTGCAGCGGTATTGGGCCGAGCAGGGCTGCGTAATCATGCAGCCGCTGGACATGGAGGTCGGCGCTGGTACGTTTCACCCGGCGACCTTCCTTCGTGCGATCGGGCCGGAACGGTGGAGCGCGGCTTACGTTCAGCCCTCGCGCCGTCCTACCGATGGTCGCTACGGTGAAAACCCCAACCGTCTGCAGCACTATTATCAGTTCCAGGTCGTAATGAAGCCGTCTCCCGAGAACATTCAGGACCTGTATCTGGGCTCGCTGAAACACCTCGGCCTCGACCCGGCCATCCACGACATCCGTTTTGTCGAAGACAACTGGGAATCACCGACGCTGGGCGCATGGGGTCTGGGCTGGGAAGTGTGGCTGAACGGCATGGAAGTGACCCAGTTCACCTATTTCCAGCAAGTCGGCGGGATCGAATGCTTCCCTGTCACCGGTGAGTTGACGTACGGTCTCGAACGTCTGGCCATGTACCTGCAAGGCGTCGACAGCGTCTACGACCTCGTCTGGTCAATCGCGCCGGACGGCACACGCGTCACCTATGGCGACGTCTATCTGCAGAACGAGAAAGAGCAGTCGGCTTACAACTTTGAACACGCCGACGTCGATGTCCTCTTCAACGACTTCGATAACGCAGAGAAAGCCTGCAACGCACTGCTCGAAGCGCGTCTGCCGCTGCCCGCCTATGAAAAGGTCTTGAAGGCATCGCATACCTTCAACCTGCTCGACGCTCGTCACGCCGTTTCCGTTACCGAACGCCAGCGCTACATCCTGCGTGTACGTACCATGGCCCGCGACGTCGCTCAGCTCTATTACGAATCCCGTGAGGCCGCTGGCTTCCCGCTGGCCGATCCAGAGCTGCGCGCGCAGCTGCTGTCCTCCGCCGAAGAATCCGCCGCAGGCGCGGCATCAGAAGAACAGAAGGCTTGA
- the rfaD gene encoding ADP-glyceromanno-heptose 6-epimerase: protein MIVVTGGAGFIGSNIVKALNERGITDIIVVDDLKDGTKFVNLVDCNIADYLDLDDFRARVARDELPTLDAIFHEGACSATTEWDGKYMMDNNYAYTKELFHYCQKHRIPFYYASSAATYGNTATFRETPEFEGPLNVYGYSKLLFDQYLRRHMDTLTAPVVGFRYFNVYGPREQHKGSMASVAFHHYQQVLRGESPKLFGPYDGYEAGMQSRDFIYVGDVVAANLWCLDHPEVSGIFNLGTGRAEPFRAIADTVITFFGKGDIEFIDFPEHLKGRYQSYTCADMSKLRGMGFDHEFKTVEQGVTAYLEWLTSRD, encoded by the coding sequence ATGATCGTAGTTACTGGTGGTGCTGGCTTCATCGGCTCCAATATCGTCAAGGCCCTCAACGAGCGTGGCATTACCGATATCATCGTGGTCGACGATCTCAAGGATGGTACTAAATTCGTCAATTTGGTTGACTGCAATATCGCCGACTATCTCGATCTCGACGACTTCCGCGCCCGCGTAGCGCGTGATGAACTGCCGACACTCGACGCCATCTTCCACGAAGGGGCGTGCTCAGCCACGACCGAGTGGGACGGCAAGTACATGATGGACAACAACTACGCGTATACCAAAGAACTGTTCCATTACTGCCAGAAGCATCGTATTCCTTTCTACTATGCATCCTCCGCAGCGACCTACGGTAACACGGCGACATTCCGTGAAACGCCTGAGTTTGAAGGTCCGCTGAACGTTTATGGCTACTCCAAACTGCTGTTCGATCAGTATCTGCGCCGCCATATGGATACGCTGACGGCACCGGTAGTGGGTTTCCGCTATTTCAACGTCTATGGTCCGCGTGAGCAGCACAAGGGCAGCATGGCCAGTGTGGCGTTCCATCACTACCAGCAGGTACTACGCGGCGAATCACCGAAGCTGTTTGGGCCGTACGATGGCTACGAAGCAGGCATGCAGAGCCGCGATTTCATTTACGTCGGTGACGTGGTTGCGGCCAACCTGTGGTGTCTCGATCATCCGGAAGTGTCCGGCATCTTCAACCTGGGTACGGGCCGTGCAGAGCCGTTCCGCGCCATCGCCGATACGGTCATCACGTTCTTCGGCAAGGGCGATATCGAATTCATCGACTTCCCTGAGCATCTGAAAGGACGCTACCAGAGCTACACCTGTGCCGACATGAGCAAGCTGCGTGGTATGGGCTTCGACCATGAGTTCAAGACAGTCGAGCAGGGTGTCACGGCGTATCTCGAATGGCTGACTTCACGTGACTGA
- a CDS encoding methyl-accepting chemotaxis protein, translated as MQSDLGMIVGQVRNNSIKLHDHVRDLVTRNQDLASRTEQQAASLEEAAASVDELSSTVEHNTTNTAQVSALSADAADIARNGGQEMRQVVDNMNDIATRAEEIASIVGMIDSISFQTNLLALNASIEAARAGEHGRGFAVVAGEVRMLATRSADSARSIRTLIDGVTTQIKSGGQVAHTAGNTIEEAVKSITQVNQLIADIAAASKEQAMGIRQVSQVVTEMDGVTQQNATLVEQASSSMTSLEGQAADMASLVERFRLAKES; from the coding sequence ATGCAGTCCGATCTAGGCATGATCGTCGGTCAGGTACGTAACAACAGCATCAAGCTGCACGACCACGTCCGGGATCTGGTTACACGCAACCAAGATCTGGCCAGCCGTACCGAACAGCAGGCAGCATCGCTGGAAGAAGCCGCGGCCAGTGTTGATGAACTGTCATCGACGGTAGAACACAACACGACCAATACGGCACAGGTCTCGGCACTGTCGGCGGATGCGGCGGATATCGCCCGCAACGGCGGACAGGAGATGCGTCAGGTCGTCGACAACATGAACGATATTGCGACGCGCGCCGAAGAAATCGCGTCCATCGTTGGCATGATCGACAGCATTTCGTTCCAGACCAATCTTCTGGCTCTCAACGCATCAATCGAAGCGGCAAGAGCCGGGGAACACGGACGAGGCTTTGCCGTTGTGGCTGGCGAAGTTCGCATGTTGGCAACCCGATCTGCCGACTCCGCCCGCTCCATTCGCACCCTGATCGACGGCGTAACGACCCAGATCAAGTCTGGGGGCCAGGTTGCGCACACGGCAGGTAATACGATCGAAGAGGCCGTGAAGAGCATCACCCAAGTTAACCAACTGATTGCGGATATCGCGGCGGCATCCAAAGAGCAGGCTATGGGCATCCGTCAGGTCAGCCAGGTCGTCACGGAAATGGACGGTGTTACCCAGCAGAACGCCACGCTGGTGGAACAAGCGTCTTCTTCCATGACCTCGCTTGAAGGGCAAGCCGCGGACATGGCCAGCCTCGTCGAACGCTTCCGACTGGCAAAGGAAAGCTGA
- a CDS encoding GH12 family glycosyl hydrolase domain-containing protein, which translates to MKGMKTGMAALGMALMCASIHYASAGQVQTASDAKITLNGGKSYLYNNQWGRGEVPNGTQEIYYNSDSDNGWRWKWPSSTTSVKGYPSAVTGWHWTAGYTPNSGLPVKLSAHKRVDTNVSYAFKNATGAYNAAYDLWFHTTNAATWANAPTDEVMVWLNRSGGVTPAGSYKETVTLAGTQWDLYVGHVSSWNVYSFVRKVPTTSASLNMTNFTDYLVNKQYLSKDKYLSSVEFGTEIYNGSGAFRLLKRDVNVR; encoded by the coding sequence ATGAAAGGCATGAAAACAGGTATGGCGGCGCTGGGAATGGCCCTTATGTGTGCTTCCATTCATTACGCTTCTGCAGGTCAGGTTCAGACGGCATCCGATGCCAAAATCACGCTCAACGGTGGCAAGTCCTATCTCTACAATAACCAGTGGGGACGCGGTGAAGTGCCGAATGGCACGCAGGAAATCTACTACAACAGTGATAGCGACAACGGCTGGCGCTGGAAATGGCCCAGTTCCACAACGTCCGTCAAAGGATATCCTTCTGCAGTTACCGGCTGGCACTGGACGGCTGGCTATACACCCAACAGCGGTCTCCCCGTCAAACTGTCCGCACACAAACGCGTCGATACCAACGTAAGCTATGCGTTCAAGAACGCGACGGGTGCCTACAATGCGGCCTATGACCTGTGGTTCCACACGACCAATGCGGCAACGTGGGCCAATGCGCCGACGGATGAAGTAATGGTCTGGTTGAATCGCAGCGGTGGCGTTACGCCGGCGGGTAGCTACAAGGAAACCGTTACGCTGGCAGGCACGCAGTGGGATCTGTATGTCGGTCATGTCTCTTCGTGGAACGTCTATTCGTTCGTACGCAAGGTGCCGACCACTTCGGCGTCGCTGAACATGACGAACTTCACTGACTATTTGGTCAACAAACAGTACCTGAGCAAGGACAAGTACCTAAGCAGCGTCGAGTTCGGTACCGAAATCTACAATGGTTCTGGCGCATTCCGCCTGCTCAAACGTGATGTGAATGTCCGATAG
- the hydA gene encoding dihydropyrimidinase — MSMPTPLLIKGGMIVNADRSWRADVLCVNGKIVAVGEDLDDQAPPGTQLLDATGQYVMPGGIDPHTYLATSLREPAAADDFFDGTAAALAGGTTTVLDTIHPLPGQSLMEAYHDHRRQAERAVCSYGFHATITHWDKQMQRDVAALTKEGINSFSHYMGYDELLMCDDAVLMQSFACLLELGVMPIVHAENGVLARQLQRTLFSKGLRSPSCYPLAHPAAIEGEATQRAITVAELAGVPLYLANVSCQASIEAIGRAHERGLRVYGEAPVANLMLSSKVYENTDQIKAALHITAPPFRDLDDQRALWKASGQGWLHTLGSHHQPFHREDKTRHLDAFDHVPVGCGALEERMALCWHAGINSGRLTPSQFVALTSTRTARLFHLYPHKGVICQGADADIVLWDPEAHHSWSAVTHHSRSDNSLYEGLTTKGMASVTVCGGHVVWQGGQLRVTRGMGAWLPRAPFAPQCAVARAFHRRHTQL, encoded by the coding sequence ATGTCGATGCCAACCCCCCTGTTGATCAAGGGTGGCATGATCGTCAATGCTGATCGCTCATGGCGCGCTGATGTGCTGTGCGTGAACGGCAAGATTGTTGCTGTCGGTGAAGATCTCGACGATCAGGCACCACCTGGTACTCAATTGCTGGATGCTACGGGTCAATACGTCATGCCGGGCGGCATTGATCCCCATACCTATTTAGCCACGTCTCTACGGGAGCCTGCGGCGGCAGACGATTTTTTCGATGGCACGGCGGCAGCGCTCGCCGGTGGCACGACCACGGTACTGGATACGATTCATCCCTTGCCGGGTCAATCACTGATGGAGGCCTATCACGACCACCGCCGGCAAGCTGAGCGTGCCGTGTGCAGCTATGGCTTCCATGCCACCATCACACATTGGGATAAACAGATGCAGCGCGATGTCGCCGCGCTGACAAAGGAAGGCATCAACAGCTTTAGTCATTACATGGGGTACGATGAGCTGTTGATGTGTGACGATGCCGTGCTAATGCAGAGTTTCGCCTGTCTGTTAGAGCTGGGCGTCATGCCCATTGTGCACGCCGAAAACGGTGTTTTGGCGCGGCAGCTGCAACGTACGCTGTTTAGCAAGGGGTTGCGGTCACCGTCGTGCTACCCATTGGCGCATCCTGCCGCCATCGAAGGGGAAGCCACGCAGCGAGCTATCACCGTTGCAGAGCTGGCAGGCGTACCTCTGTATCTGGCTAACGTTTCTTGTCAGGCCTCTATCGAGGCGATCGGGCGTGCGCATGAGCGCGGGCTGCGTGTGTACGGCGAAGCCCCTGTGGCTAACCTGATGCTGTCGTCAAAAGTGTATGAGAACACGGATCAGATCAAGGCTGCCCTGCACATTACGGCACCTCCTTTCCGTGATCTTGATGACCAGCGCGCTCTGTGGAAGGCATCCGGTCAAGGGTGGCTGCATACGCTGGGGTCTCATCACCAGCCTTTCCATCGAGAAGACAAGACGCGCCATCTTGATGCCTTCGATCACGTGCCCGTGGGCTGTGGCGCGCTCGAAGAGCGCATGGCGCTGTGTTGGCACGCTGGCATTAACAGCGGCCGTCTGACGCCGAGCCAGTTTGTGGCATTGACCTCGACGCGAACCGCCAGGCTGTTCCACCTCTACCCTCACAAGGGTGTGATCTGCCAGGGAGCGGACGCGGATATCGTTCTGTGGGATCCTGAAGCGCATCATTCGTGGTCGGCAGTGACCCATCATTCGCGTAGCGATAACAGTCTTTATGAAGGGCTGACCACTAAGGGCATGGCATCGGTTACGGTCTGCGGTGGCCATGTTGTCTGGCAAGGCGGTCAGTTGCGGGTAACGCGTGGAATGGGGGCTTGGTTGCCGAGAGCGCCCTTTGCCCCCCAGTGTGCGGTCGCCCGAGCCTTCCACCGTCGCCATACTCAGCTTTGA
- the waaF gene encoding lipopolysaccharide heptosyltransferase II, with amino-acid sequence MSGSERMGKRILIVGPSWVGDMVMAQSLLKILKAQDPQCVIDVLGPAWSAPIIERMPEARRALTLRVGHGDLALRERWRFGRSLKGEYDQAIVLPRSLKSALVPWFAGVPVRVGFTGEQRYGILNQRRDLDKAVLDQTVKRFVSLGLPKGEAYPPREMPFPALRVDADNQARLREALDFAAVDLLDRPLVALMPGAEYGPAKQWPLAHFHATAQALVERGYGVLVLGGPKDVNAGQQVAGELPHTLNLCGKTALADAVDLLGMCEQVVSNDSGLMHVAAAVGVHVQGIYGSSSPRYTPPLTHNADIHWLALDCSPCFKRVCPLGHTDCLHQLSVTRVVKAIDTYRIEQSTILARETP; translated from the coding sequence ATGAGCGGTAGCGAACGTATGGGCAAGCGCATTCTCATCGTCGGGCCTTCGTGGGTCGGCGATATGGTGATGGCGCAGAGCCTGCTGAAGATATTGAAGGCCCAAGATCCCCAGTGCGTCATCGACGTGCTGGGACCCGCATGGTCGGCACCGATCATTGAACGGATGCCCGAAGCACGCCGGGCGCTGACTCTGCGCGTCGGCCACGGTGATCTGGCGCTGAGGGAACGCTGGCGTTTCGGGCGCAGCCTGAAGGGCGAGTACGATCAGGCCATCGTGCTGCCGCGCTCGCTGAAGTCAGCGCTGGTGCCGTGGTTTGCGGGGGTGCCTGTGCGGGTTGGCTTTACGGGCGAGCAGCGCTACGGAATTCTCAACCAGCGTCGCGACCTCGATAAAGCGGTACTTGATCAGACGGTGAAGCGTTTTGTATCGCTGGGCCTGCCAAAGGGCGAGGCCTATCCGCCCCGTGAGATGCCTTTTCCTGCGCTGCGCGTCGATGCCGACAACCAAGCTCGCCTGCGTGAGGCGTTGGATTTTGCGGCAGTCGATCTACTGGATCGCCCCTTGGTTGCACTGATGCCCGGTGCGGAATACGGCCCGGCCAAGCAATGGCCGCTGGCGCACTTTCATGCCACGGCGCAGGCACTGGTGGAGCGGGGTTATGGCGTGCTGGTGCTGGGTGGTCCTAAGGATGTCAACGCGGGACAGCAGGTCGCCGGTGAGCTGCCTCATACGCTGAATTTGTGCGGTAAGACGGCACTTGCTGATGCCGTGGATTTGCTCGGCATGTGCGAGCAGGTCGTCAGCAATGATTCTGGGCTCATGCACGTGGCGGCTGCTGTTGGCGTTCATGTGCAGGGGATCTATGGGTCTTCTTCACCGCGCTACACGCCGCCGCTGACGCACAATGCTGATATCCACTGGCTGGCGCTGGACTGTTCACCCTGCTTCAAGCGTGTGTGTCCCTTGGGGCATACCGACTGCCTTCATCAGCTGTCAGTCACGCGGGTCGTAAAGGCCATCGACACCTATCGGATCGAGCAGTCCACTATTCTCGCGCGGGAGACCCCATGA
- a CDS encoding glycosyltransferase family 2 protein: protein MTLTVALIVKNEAEHLERCLSTLTWADEIVVVDSGSTDATCEIARRYTDKVFVYNDWQGFGVQRQRAERHATGDWLLMVDADERVTPALRANIEDALHGEAAIYRLPRLTWCFGAWIRHSGWYPDRVARLYPREQAGYDAALVHEKLENVHRLPVHDLDGDLLHYSYRDLRHYLEKSAHYAQAWAEQRAARGKTGSLLGGVGHALGCFLRMYVLKAGFLDGKAGFLLAVLSAHSTFAKYADLWIRTKAPKSPDR from the coding sequence ATGACCTTAACCGTAGCGCTGATCGTCAAGAACGAAGCCGAGCACCTTGAGCGCTGTCTGAGCACGCTCACATGGGCCGATGAAATCGTCGTGGTCGACAGCGGCAGCACCGACGCTACCTGCGAAATCGCTCGTCGCTATACCGACAAGGTGTTCGTCTATAACGATTGGCAAGGGTTTGGTGTCCAGCGCCAGCGGGCCGAGCGGCACGCGACGGGTGACTGGCTGTTGATGGTCGATGCTGACGAGCGCGTAACGCCAGCGCTACGTGCCAACATCGAAGATGCACTGCATGGTGAAGCGGCGATCTACCGACTGCCGCGTCTGACGTGGTGCTTTGGGGCATGGATTCGGCACAGTGGTTGGTATCCCGATCGTGTCGCGCGCCTCTATCCTCGCGAACAGGCCGGCTACGATGCGGCACTGGTGCATGAAAAGCTGGAGAACGTGCACCGGTTGCCCGTGCATGATCTGGACGGAGACCTGCTCCACTATAGCTATCGTGATCTTCGCCACTACCTAGAGAAGTCGGCGCACTACGCACAGGCGTGGGCTGAACAGCGTGCAGCACGCGGCAAGACAGGTAGCCTGCTGGGCGGTGTCGGACACGCACTGGGCTGCTTTCTGCGCATGTACGTGCTGAAAGCGGGCTTCTTGGATGGTAAGGCCGGGTTCCTACTGGCCGTGCTGTCCGCGCACTCGACGTTCGCCAAATACGCTGATCTGTGGATTCGTACCAAGGCTCCGAAGTCGCCAGATCGTTGA
- a CDS encoding methyl-accepting chemotaxis protein codes for MTAVEETALMKLANLRLSMRLGATFAVLLGILLILMVTVLNGMSSVRSGMNEILDVRVPGTRFVNRLNNAVQSMRIGEIEALQYWNDARMRDPLLKSFSENPANVTEALSRYRALPLSDIQRQRLQTLEDSWNRILVNHQAIITMLDHQQYKEASAKAIGEQRDQFRQMNKIFDDLYAAEKARSTEVSVNVRGTLSNATTVMILGSIIALLFAVAAGFLLSRYFRLIFDQLIAASQRIARGDLSHKIEGTDLTNEVGDLLRAMDDMQKGLSVTVAAVRRNADHVASASAQIAQGNQDLSSRTEQQASALEETASAMEELGSTVKQNASNAQNADNLAQEAAKVAHDGGQVVERVVHRMNDLNDGAQKIVDIISLIDSIAFQTNLLALNASIEAARAGEQGRGFAVVASEVRNLAQRSADASRQISGLINESVTGIREGTSLVGDAGKAMHNVTDVITRLTDIMSEISSASHEQSEGVSQVGTAVVQMDQMTQQNAALVEESASAAANLHQQAADMVELVRVFEVGDVEDDRHGKPTMATRKISTTTSSPKAHAKTEPSVKHSAPSAEHKTPAKDEPVLTSSSDDDWETF; via the coding sequence ATGACCGCCGTTGAGGAAACCGCTCTTATGAAACTGGCGAACCTTCGATTATCGATGCGTTTAGGTGCAACATTTGCTGTCCTACTCGGCATATTACTAATTCTTATGGTAACCGTGTTGAACGGCATGAGCTCCGTTCGATCGGGAATGAACGAGATACTCGATGTTCGCGTACCAGGTACACGCTTCGTCAACCGGCTGAACAATGCCGTGCAAAGTATGCGCATTGGTGAGATCGAAGCGCTTCAGTACTGGAATGACGCTCGCATGCGCGACCCTCTTCTCAAAAGCTTCTCAGAAAACCCGGCCAACGTTACTGAGGCACTGAGCCGCTATCGCGCCCTGCCGCTAAGCGACATACAGCGCCAGCGCTTGCAGACGCTTGAAGATAGCTGGAACCGCATCCTGGTGAATCACCAGGCCATCATCACTATGCTGGATCATCAGCAGTACAAAGAAGCATCGGCCAAGGCTATCGGTGAGCAGCGCGACCAGTTCCGCCAGATGAACAAGATCTTCGATGATCTGTATGCGGCCGAAAAAGCCCGCTCTACTGAGGTGTCGGTCAATGTGCGCGGCACGCTGTCCAACGCAACCACAGTAATGATCCTTGGCAGCATCATCGCACTGCTATTTGCTGTCGCAGCGGGCTTCCTTTTGAGCCGCTACTTCCGTCTGATCTTCGATCAGCTCATTGCCGCATCCCAACGCATCGCACGTGGCGACCTCAGCCACAAGATCGAAGGTACCGATCTGACCAACGAAGTGGGCGACCTGCTGCGCGCTATGGATGATATGCAGAAAGGGCTATCCGTCACCGTCGCGGCCGTACGCCGCAACGCGGATCACGTGGCGTCGGCCAGTGCCCAGATTGCGCAGGGCAACCAAGATCTTTCTTCTCGTACCGAACAGCAGGCATCCGCGCTGGAAGAAACCGCGTCTGCCATGGAAGAACTGGGCTCTACCGTCAAGCAGAACGCCAGCAATGCTCAGAACGCCGATAACCTCGCACAGGAAGCCGCTAAGGTGGCTCACGATGGCGGTCAGGTCGTTGAACGCGTGGTTCATCGCATGAACGACCTCAACGACGGCGCTCAGAAAATCGTCGATATCATTTCACTGATCGACAGTATTGCCTTCCAGACCAACTTGCTGGCCCTCAACGCGTCCATCGAAGCGGCTCGCGCGGGCGAACAGGGTCGCGGATTTGCCGTGGTCGCCTCAGAAGTGCGCAACCTGGCACAGCGTAGCGCCGATGCATCTCGCCAGATCAGCGGATTGATCAACGAGAGCGTTACGGGCATTCGTGAAGGCACGTCACTGGTCGGTGACGCCGGTAAAGCCATGCACAACGTGACCGATGTCATCACACGTTTGACTGACATCATGAGTGAAATCAGTTCTGCGTCTCACGAGCAGAGCGAAGGGGTATCTCAGGTTGGCACTGCGGTCGTTCAGATGGACCAGATGACACAACAGAACGCCGCACTGGTAGAAGAAAGCGCCTCCGCTGCCGCTAACCTGCACCAGCAAGCCGCCGATATGGTCGAGCTGGTACGCGTTTTTGAAGTAGGTGACGTCGAAGATGATCGTCATGGGAAACCGACCATGGCAACGCGCAAGATCAGTACGACAACGTCTAGCCCCAAGGCACATGCCAAGACCGAGCCCAGCGTTAAACACAGCGCACCTTCCGCTGAGCACAAGACACCGGCCAAAGATGAGCCTGTGTTGACCAGCTCATCGGACGATGACTGGGAAACGTTCTAA